The nucleotide sequence AACAACCGGAATACCTAAAGTTTTGGCTTTGACAAGTTCCGGATTATCCGGAGATATAGCCGCGGTATAGCACACGGCGTCAGGATTTTTTATATTATCAGCGGATTGACCGATAAATATTTCAGCGCCGTTTTGTTTAAGGCGGTCTGTAAGACCTGATGGTTTAGCGTCGCTGCCTGAGACCTTGTAACCAAAGTTCAGCAGCATTTCAGCAATACCGCTCATGCTGATTCCGCCGATTCCTATCATGTGTATATAAGCGCCTTTAGGCAAATCGGATATAGAAAAATTATTCATTTTTTATATTACCTCTTTCATCGTGAATTGGTTATGGGATTAGTATACTATATTTTTGGGATTATTTCAAGAATATAAACAATTTTAGTACAAAATTAAAAATTTTTATATATTCGGGGCAAGCTCCGGGAAAGGATGGGAGAAGTAATGCAAATTACCGACATCAGAATCAGAAAGATAAATACAGAAGGAAGGATGAAGGCGGTCGTATCCGTTACATTTGACGATGCGTTTGTAGTGCATGACATTAAAGTCATTGAGGGCCAGGAAGGCAGACTGTTCACAGCTATGCCGAGCAGAAAGACCCCTGACGGTGAGTATAAGGACATTGCACATCCGATTAACTCGGAGACAAGATCCGAATTAAATGATAAAATTCTTCAGAAGTATCAGGAAATTTTAGAAGAAACTCCTGAAGAGGAAGCTTAACAATTTTTATTTCCCCGGCACATTATATGCCGGGGAATGTCTTTTTATAAATCAAATAATAAATTTTCAAGAAAAGTATTGACAAATTTTATTTAGGCGTATATAATGTAGCATACAGATTTAGTTCGGATTAGACGAGATTAGGTATTATATTAGATGAGATTAGATGAGTGGGCTGAAATAGTGCCCGAAAGCGCTCGGTTGATTGATGTGGTTCAGCTTCCATGCGCGGAGTTTATTTAATTTGAATACTTGATTATTGTCTGCTCTTAATCCAAAAAATTATGAGGAGGCTTTTTTTATGTTTTATCCCACTTTTGAACAGGTTCAGGAGTATGCTGATAAGGGCTATGACCTGATACCTGTATCATTGTCAATTTTCGCTGATATGGATACGCCCATATCGGCTTTCAGAAAACTTGAAACTGATAAATACTGCTTTTTGCTGGAGTCGGTGGAAGGAAATGAAATGACCAATAGATATTCTTTTATTGGGAGAAATCCGTTTTTAACCTTTAAGAGTTATGGTGATAAAGTTGTTTTGACCGATTTTAACGGGGTTCAGACCGTAAAGAGAGGAAATCCGCTTGATATTTTAAGTGAATACTCTGAGAAGTATAAATCCCCAATAATTGAGGGGCTGCCGGAATTCAGCGGCGGCGCTGTAGGATGTTTCTCCTACGATTTGGTGAGACTTTCGGAAAATTTGCCGAATGTTCCTGAGGACGATTTGGAGCAGCCTGATATGCACTTTATGTTTACGGATGAGATTATAGCTTTTGATAATAAAAAAAAGAAGCTGGTGCTCATGGTAAATATTCATCCCGGCGACAACTTAAAGTTTAGATATGACAGAGCCGTAGAGAGGCTCATGGAAATAAGAAATGAATTGAACTCTCCGCTTCCTGAGCTGAATGAACCTAAAAATGGGTTTAGGGGGAGCTCTAAGCCTAAAAGCAACGTTACTAAATCAGAGTTTTGCAATAGCGTTGAAAAAGCGAAAGAGTATATAAAGAACGGCGATATTTTTCAGGTGGTGCTGTCACAGAGGTTTGAAATTGAAAATTACAGCGACCCTTTTAATGCCTATAGAGCCATAAGGGTGATAAACCCGTCGCCGTATATGTATTACTTAAAGTTTGACAACTGTCAAATAGCCGGCGCGTCTCCCGAGATGCTTGTGAGAGTTGAGAACGGGATTGTTCAGAACAGTCCGATAGCAGGTTCCAGACCGCGCGGTGAGACTGAAGAACTTGACAGACACAATGAGTTTGAACTGATAGCTGACCCAAAAGAGAATGCTGAACATATAATGCTGGTTGACTTGGGCAGAAATGATTTGGGTAAGGTTTGTGAGTTTGGGAGCGTTAATGTTAAACGTCTAAAATATATACAGAGGTTTTCACATATCATGCATATGACATCTGACGTTGAGGGTGTTCTGAGGCAGGATAAGAATCGGTTTGACGCATTAAAAAGTGTTCTTCCGGCAGGCACACTGTCAGGGGCGCCAAAAGTCAGAGCAATGGAGATAATTGACGAGCTGGAAAACAGGAAGCGAGGATTTTATGGAGGAGCGATAGGATATATCGGATTCGGAGGAAGCCTTGATTCCTGTATAACCATAAGAACCGCATTGTTTAAAGACAACAAGGCTTATGTTCAGGCCGGGGCCGGAATAGTATATGATTCAGTGCCCGAGACAGAGTATACAGAAACGCTGAACAAGGCTATGGCAATGATTGACGCGATTGAAAAGGCGGGTGAACTTTAATGATTTTGATAATAGATAATTATGATTCGTTCACCTATAATCTTTTTCAGTGTGTGGGAACCCTGGTACCTGATATATTGGTATACAGAAACGATAAGATAACAGTTCAGGAAATAAGAAAAATGAAACCGGAGCGGATTATAATCTCTCCCGGTCCGGGATATCCCGATGACGCCGGAATTTGTATTGAGCTAATCAGAGAGTTTTATAAGGAACTGCCGATTCTGGGGGTTTGCCTGGGACATCAGTCAATTGGCGAAGCTATGGGCGGAAAGACAATACATGCGCCGCGTCTGATGCATGGCAAGACGGACAGAATAAAAATTGTTGATAAGTCGTCCCGGGTATTTTCCGGATTTGTTGGAGATACGGCTGAGGTAGGCAGATATCATTCATTGGTGACTGATAAGGACTGTCTGCCGGAGTGTATGAAAGTCACGGCGGTAAGCGGAGACGGAGCGGTTATGGCAATGGAACACAAGGAGTATCCGCTGTTTGGAATGCAGTTTCATCCTGAATCAGTTCTGACTCCTGACGGACCAAAAATGATTGAGAACTTTTTAAGGATATAAATTTGATATAGTTGAAAATGAAATTTGTAGGATTCGTTTTAAGGGGTGAAATTTATGATTTCAAGATATATAAAAAAGCTGAGCGAGGGCGAGAACCTCAGTTATGAAGAAGCAAAAGACGCTATGGACGCTGTCCTGGACGGCGGAGCTACACCGACGCAGATAAGCGGTTATCTTATGGCTCTCCGAATGAAAGGCGAGACAATAGACGAGATTAGCGGAAGCGCGGCAATGATGAACAGCAAAGCTGTCGGCATAACGCCTGACGTTGACGACTATGTGGACTGTGTCGGAACGGGCGGCGACGGAACAAACACGTTTAATATATCAACAACCGCCGCGTTTGTTATAGCCGGAGCAGGGGCTAAGACAGCGAAGCACGGCAACCGCGCAGTATCGAGCAAGTGCGGGAGCGCAGATGTTCTGGAAGGGCTTGGGGTGAATATCATGATTCAGCCGGAGCAGGTTAAAGAATGCGTTGAGAAAATCGGTATTGGATTTATGTTTGCGAGAACTATGCACCCTTGTATGAAGATGGTTTCGGGGGTAAGAAGCGAGTTGAAGATCAGAACAATATTTAACATTCTCGGTCCGCTTTCAAATCCTTCTAATGCAAAACACCAGGTAATCGGTGTTTTTAGCGAAGATTTGACGCACCCGATAGCAAACGCTATGAAAAATCTTGGGGTTACGGCAGGTATGGCTGTTTGCGGGATTGATAACGGCATGGATGAGTTGTCTATTATAGGTAAAACGAAAATATCCGAGGTCAAAGACGGAAAGGTGATTGATTATTATCTTTCGCCTGAGGACGCGGGGCTCAGTGTCGCGCCTGAAAATGAGATAAAAGGCGGTACGGTTGAAGAAAATGTTAAAATAACTCTTGATATATTAAATGGCGAAAAGAGTGCGAGAAGGGACATAGTTGTTCTCAATGCGGGAGCCGCTATTTATACAACCGGAATCGCTGATACGATCGAAGAGGGCGTCAGGCTGGCAGAAGAGGCAATAGACAGCGGAAAGGCGCTGGAGAAATTGAACCAGCTTAGGGATATGACAAACAGCTTTAATTAATTTGGAGATTATCATGGATATACTTGAAAAGATTGTAACTAAAAAGAAAATATATCTTGAAAATACAAAGCAGAAGGTAAGCTATAAGACTTTGAGAAGTAATGTTGAACACTCTTTCGGAAACAGAAAGGTTATTAGTTTTTATAATGCGCTCAAGGATTATGAAAAGATATCAATAATTGCCGAGGTAAAAAAGGCGTCTCCTTCAAAGGGACTGATAAGGCCTGACCTGAATCATATTGCCGTAGCTGAGGCATATCTGAACTCTGATGTTCAGGCTATGTCCGTGCTCACTGAGACTGATTTCTTTCTCGGCAGACCTGAGTTTATCTCTGATATAAGAAAGATTTCTAATATACCGCTTCTAAGAAAAGATTTTATTATTGACGAGTATCAAATATATGAGGCATATATGCTCGGAGCTGACGCTGTTTTACTGATAGCCGCAATATTGGACGATACTACTCTTAAAGAATTTATGAGTATAGCTGAAAGCTTGGGGCTTGACTGCCTTACAGAAGTACACGATATAGAAGAAATGAAAAGGGTTAACAATTTGGGCGCAAAAATAGTTGGTATAAATAATCGTAACCTTAAAACCTTTGAAGAAGATTTGCATACTACAGAAAGATTAACAGCAGGTTTGGAAAACCGTTCTGAAAAGGCAGTGGTTTCTGAGAGTGGTATAAAAAATAACACGGATTTGCGCTATCTTGAGACTTTGGGTATCGATGCGGTTCTGATTGGCGAGAGCTTTATGCGGCGGCAGGATATTGCAGGAGCAGTCAGCTCAATGCGCGGATTATAAAATTCTGAGGTGGGATATATGGAAACAAAGATTAAAATCTGCGGTCTTTTCAGGCCCGAGGATATTGAAGCGGTTAATGAAGCGGAGCCTGATTTTGTGGGATTTGTTTTTTATCCAAAAAGCAGGCGGTATGTTTCACCTGAAAAAGCGGCTGAACTGAGACGGAATCTAAAACCGGCAATAAAAAACGTAGGTGTGTTTGTTAATCTGCCAGTTGAACAGGTTTGTGATATTGTTCGGATTGTCCAACTTGATATTGTTCAGCTGCACGGGGATGAGGACAGTGAGTATATAACTGCCCTGAGAGACAAGTGCGCTGAAATATCGGAGATATGGAAAGCCGTAAGAGTTAATGAGAACCTTAACCTTGCAGATGTAAACAAGTCAGCTTCGGCAGACAGATTTGTGTTTGACGCATATGTTGAAGGCTACGGAGGTTTTGGAAAGAGTTTTGATTTTAGACTTCTTGGAAATATAGATAGTGAAAGAACCATATTGGCCGGAGGATTAACTTCTGAAAATATTGGGAGCGCCGTTACAGATTATGCGCCTTATGCGGTTGACCTCAGCAGCGGAGCGGAAACTGACGGGCTGAAAGACAGAGATAAAATAATTGACTTGGTAAATAGGGTCAGGTCTTGCAGTAAAATGAACAGATGATAAAGTTCCGTGCGGAACTGAAAATATATAATTAGATATGAGGGATTTATAATGAATAATGTAGTTGAAAACGGCAGGTTTGGAGAATTCGGCGGTCAATATGCTCCTGAAACTCTTATGTTCGCCTTAAACGAGCTGGAAGCAGAGTATAACAAGGCGAAAAATGACCCTGAATTTATTAAGGAACTGGAGTTTTACTTTAGAGAGTATGCCAATCGTCCGTCCGGGCTTTATTATGCCGAAAGAATGACAAAGGATTTGGGCGGTGCTAAGGTTTACTTAAAGCGCGAGGATTTGAACCATACTGGGGCGCATAAAATCAATAATGTTTTAGGGCAGACTCTGCTTGCCAAGCGTATGGGAAAGAAAAAGATTATCGCTGAGACAGGCGCCGGACAGCACGGAGTGGCCGCTGCCACTGCCGCGGCATTGTTCGGTATGGAATGCACGGTCTATATGGGCGAGGAAGACATGAAGCGCCAGGAACTTAACGTTTTCAGAATGAGACTGCTTGGGGCGACAGTGCGTTCGGTTACCTCAGGAACCATGACGCTGAAAGACGCCTGCAACGAGGCTATGAGAGCGTGGGCGGCAGAGGCGGCTGATACTTTTTATGTGCTTGGTTCTGCGGTAGGACCTCATCCGTATCCTATGATAGTCAGAGATTTTCAGAGCGTTATAGGCAGAGAGATAAAAGAGCAGATTTTGGAAAAAGAAGGCCGGCTTCCCAGTGCGGTAGTGGCATGTGTCGGAGGCGGAAGCAACGCAATCGGAACATTTTTTGATTTTATCGAAGACAACGAGGTTCGTCTGATAGGCGCAGAAGCGGCCGGTGACGGAGTGGATACAGAACGCCACGCGGCGACAATTGCCAAAGGTGACGTTGGGGTTCTGCATGGAATGAAGTCGTTGTTTTTACAGGATAACAGCGGAGGAATTATGGAAGTATATTCTATATCAGCCGGATTGGATTATCCTGGGATAGGACCTGAACACGCATATCTAAAAGAACTTGGCAGAGCTGAATATTATCCGATAACCGATAAAGAAGCTGTCGATGCGTTCTGTTATCTGACAAGGACAGAGGGGATAATTCCGGCTATTGAAAGCTCTCATGCGGTGGCACAGGCGATGAAGCTGATTCCGGGCATGAGTAAGGATGATATTGTTGTAATTACTATATCAGGACGCGGCGATAAGGATGTAAAATCCGTTGCCAGATTTATGGGGGTTGATATAAATGACTAATGAAAATAGAATAGATAAAAAATTCAGTCTGCTGAGAGATGAAAATAAAAAGGCGTTAATCACTTTTATTACTTTTGGAGACCCTGATATTGAGACGTCAAAAAAGCTGGTGCTCGAAATGGAAAAAGAAGGAGCCGACCTTATTGAGATAGGGGTTCCGTTTTCAGACCCAATGGCGGAGGGTCCGGTTATTCAGGCGGCGAATGTCAGAGCCCTTAAAAACGAGATAAATTTAGACAAAATATTTAAAGCGGTCTCAGAACTAAGACAAGAAACTGAAATACCGCTGGTATTTTTGATGTATTTTAATTCTCTGCTGAGTTATGGAATAGAAGATTTTTTCAAAAATTGCGCTGAAAGCGGCGTAGACGCGGTTATAATCCCTGACCTCCCGTTTGAAGAGAGCGGAGAGATATATGACTATACTGTAAAATATAATGTTTACCAGATTTCAATGATTACGCCGACTTCATCTGAGGAGAGAGCGAAAAAAATCTGTCAAAGAGCCAAAGGCTTTTTATACTGCGTATCATCAATGGGTGTTACGGGTATGAGAGATGGATTTGGTACTGATTTTGACGGAGTTTTCTCTATGCTTAATAAGTTTACGGATATGCCTAAATGTTTAGGATTCGGAATATCTAAGCCTAAGCATATTGAAGGCTTAAAACATTATTGTGACGGTCTTATAGTAGGAAGCGCAATTGTAAATCAGATTGCCGAAGGCAGTACAAATGATGAAAAAGTAGAAAAAGTGGGAGCATTAACGAAAGTGTTGGCAGAAGCTGCCCACAAATAATAGTGCAGAATAAAAATTTAGTATTATTTTAACTGCCGGTAGTGTATAGAATAACATAATAAATGCCGCCGAGCTCTGATTGGAGCCGGCGGCATTTGTGTTATAACGGGCTAGTTATTTGTAATATAGATATAGTCAATTTTTAAGCAAATTATCGGCACATTTAAAATTATTTTTATAGCTGGTAAAAGTTTATTCAGGTATGCTTCCCGGAATAAATTTTACGTTCGGTTTATGGTGTTTTGCTTCTTCATAATCCATAGAAGCATAAGCTATAATGATTACTGTGTCGCCAACAGAAGCTTTGTGTGCGGCAGCCCCGTTCAGACAGACGGTTCCGCTTCCTCTTTCTCCCGGAATAGCATATGTCACAAGCCGTTCGCCGTTTGTAACATTAACGATATGAACTTGTTGGTTGGTAAGAATGCCCACCTCATCCATCCAGTCTTCGTCTATAGTAACAGAACCTATGTAGTTAAGGTTTGCATCCGTAACTTTTGCCCTGTGAATTTTTGAATTCATAACTTCTATAAACATATTGTCACCTCCTAAAAGTTATTTTTATTTTGGGTCTGCGATAATATTGTCAATCAGTCTTGTGCTGCCGAATCTGACTGCCAGTGCGATTAATGTCTTTTCTGAAATAATAGAACCGCATTCGGACAAGCCCGGAAAAGTGTAGGCCTCTATATATTCGATATCAGCCAGCGGCGCCTCGGAAATAATTTTGCGAATACCGTCCTTTATGGTTTTCAAATCTTTTTCGCCATTATTTATTGCTTCCTCGGCTTTCTTAAGTGATTTGCTGAGTACCAGAGCTTGTTTACGTTCTTCGGACGAAAGATATGTGTTTCTTGAGCTCATAGCCAAACCGTCGCTTTCACGGACTATGGGGCACGGAACAATTTCTATGTTCATATTAAGGTCACTGACCATTCTGAGTATAACCGCAAGCTGCTGTGCGTCTTTTTGACCAAAATATGCACGGTCAGCCATAGTTATATTAAAGAGTTTGGCAACTACAGTTGTTACTCCTCTAAAGTGTATAGGGCGGCTTTTGCCGCAGAGTATTTTTGTAATATCACTGTCAACACTCACATATGTTCCATAACTTTCAGGATACATATCCGCCGCACTTGGATGAAATATAATATCAGCTCCAGCTTCCTCTGCCGCTGTTTTGTCGCGTTCTAAGTCACGCGGATAGGAGTCTAAATCTTCATTTTCACCAAATTGAGCAGGGTTTACAAAAACGCTTACAACGGTTAAGTCATTTTGAGACGAGCTTTTTTGAATAAGTGATTTATGACCTTCATGAAGATAGCCCATTGTCGGAACAAGACCTATCGTTTTACCATTCACTTTATTTTTTTTAGCCCAATCGTTCAGTTCTTTTGGGGTTTTAATAATCTGCAAGTCTAAACATCCTTTCTGTAAATCAAGCATTAATTAAATTTGTTATTTTTTTAAAACAGGAAAACTTCCGTTTTTAACTTCTGATATATAGGACGTAACTCCCGCCGTAATCTCTTTTCCTACTTGAGCAAATTGTTTAACAAATGATGGAATATAGTCGTCAAACATTCCAAGCATATCGTGGAGAACAAGAACTTGTCCGTCGCAGTCAGATCCGGCTCCAATACCTATAGTGGGTATAGACAAAGAGTCAGTAACTTTTTTCGCCAGTTCGGCTGGTATACATTCAAGCACCAGGCAGAAAGCTCCTGCGGCTTCCACTGCTTTGGCGTCCTCAAGCAGTTTGTCAGCTGCGTCCTGTGTTTTTGCCTGAACACCGAATCCGCCCAGTTGATTTACGCTCTGCGGAGTCAGTCCAAGGTGTCCTACTACGGGGATTCCGGCATCTGTTATCGCCTTTATTATTTCGCATACTTCGGTTCCGCCCTCAAGCTTAACGGCGCCGGCGTTACCTTCTGAAATTAATGCGCCGGCGTTTTTCACCGCCTCATAAACTCCTAAGTGGCATGAAAGAAACGGCATATCAGCTACTACCATACAGTGTTCAGCGCCGCGCGCTACAGATTTTGTGTGGTGAAGCATATCCGACATTGTAACATGGGTGGTGTTATCAAATCCGAGCATTACGTTGCCGAGGGAATCGCCGACGAGTATCATATCTATCCCGGCTCTGTCTACAAGTTTTGCCATAGAATAATCATAGGCGGTAAGCATAGATATTTTTTCAGCGCCCTTCATATTTTTTATTATTTTAGTTGTTATAGGTTTGTTAGTTGTTTGCTTAGACATTTTAATTCTCCTTTATAATTTGGCATGAGTTTCTTCATTATATATATGCACTTATTATTTTATATTGCACATACCATTGTATGTAAAAAAATAGGATACCCAATATGCGGTATCCATAACAGAGAAAAAATGTAAAAATTTATCCATAAACTTCATACATAAAAATAAATCCATTAAAATTATTAAATAAATTTACTTTTTAGATAAAATTTCCAGTCTCTGTTGGGAACCCAATCAAAGCTAGCGTCGTCATATATAATGTAAGCGGCAGAATCGCCGCATTTATATCCCGATGCAATGAGTATAGCACACATTATGTAAAAAAGCAAACACTTTTTTGTTACACAAAGTTACAAAGGTTACATTTTAAAAACAAATTCGATTTTATACTTGACATATTTGTCATCTGGTATTAAAATATTATTCATTGGTGTGTGCTGTGATAGAGATGTGATTTTTGTACATCCAAAGCTTTTTGCATTAAGTGTCACGGCGCATTTTTTATTTATTATAGAATTGATAAGGGGGAAATGTGGTGGCTGTTAAGTATATTTTTGTTACAGGCGGAGTGGTATCGGGAATAGGTAAGGGTATCACAGCGGCCTCACTTGGTCGTCTACTAAAGACAAGAGGGCTTAGGGTTACCATACAGAAATTTGATCCTTACATCAACATAGACCCTGGAACCATGAGCCCATATCAGCACGGAGAAGTGTTTGTCACAGACGACGGCGCTGAAACAGACCTTGATTTGGGGCACTATGAGAGATTTATCGATGAGAGCCTTACTAAAAACAGCAATATAACTACCGGCAAGGTCTATCATTCCGTGATAACAAAGGAAAGACAGGGCGCGTATCTTGGAGGAACAGTTCAGGTTATTCCGCATATTACCGATGAAATAAAGCAAAAGATTTATGATGTTGGCAATGAGGGAAATTCTGATGTGGTTATCACTGAGATAGGCGGCACGGTAGGCGATATTGAAAGTCAGCCGTTTTTGGAGGCTATTAGGCAGGTTGCCGGTGATGTCGGCAGAAACAACGTTATGTATATACATGTTACGTTGGTGCCGTATCTTAAAACGTCGGGCGAACTTAAGTCAAAGCCTACACAGCACAGTGTTAAGGAGCTTCTCAGTATAGGGATCCAGCCGGATATGCTTATTTGCAGGAGCGAAGTTCCGCTTGAGGAATCACAGAAAGATAAAATTGCGCTGTTCTGTAATGTTTCAAAGGATTGTGTTTTTGAGAATCTTAACTGTGACACAATATATGATGTCCCGATTATGCTTGAAAATCAAAACCTGTCTGGGAAGGTTTGCGAACGTCTCGGTATTGAGGCAAGTGAGCCTGATTTGACAGAGTGGAACAGTATAATCGAAAAGGTTAAAGGACTTGACAAAAAAGTCAAAATAGCTTTAGTAGGTAAATACGTTGGTCTCCATGACGCTTATCTAAGCGTAGCCGAAGCGTTAAGGCACGGCGGATTTGATTTGGGGGCTGAAATAGATATTGACTGGGTTGACGCTGAAGATGTAACGGACAGCAATGCTGAAGAACTTTTGGGCAAAGCCGATGGGATTTTGGTTCCCGGCGGTTTTGGAGACAGAGGTATTGAAGGGAAAATTTCCGCTATCAGATATGCCCGTGAAAACAAAGTCCCATTTTTGGGCATTTGCCTGGGAATGCAATTGGCAGTAGTAGAGTATGCTAGAAACATGGCGGGTCTGAAAGGCGCCCACAGCTCAGAACTTGATGAGAACACTGAGTATCCGGTTATAGATTTAATGCCGGAACAGAAGGAAATATCAAATATGGGCGGTACAATGAGGCTTGGCGCTTATCCATGCAAGATTCAGGATGAAAGTGTGTATGCTAAGGAAGCATATGGCGGAGCTGAGCTTATCAGTGAGAGACACAGACATAGATATGAAATGAATAATGACTATAG is from Monoglobus pectinilyticus and encodes:
- a CDS encoding CTP synthase — protein: MAVKYIFVTGGVVSGIGKGITAASLGRLLKTRGLRVTIQKFDPYINIDPGTMSPYQHGEVFVTDDGAETDLDLGHYERFIDESLTKNSNITTGKVYHSVITKERQGAYLGGTVQVIPHITDEIKQKIYDVGNEGNSDVVITEIGGTVGDIESQPFLEAIRQVAGDVGRNNVMYIHVTLVPYLKTSGELKSKPTQHSVKELLSIGIQPDMLICRSEVPLEESQKDKIALFCNVSKDCVFENLNCDTIYDVPIMLENQNLSGKVCERLGIEASEPDLTEWNSIIEKVKGLDKKVKIALVGKYVGLHDAYLSVAEALRHGGFDLGAEIDIDWVDAEDVTDSNAEELLGKADGILVPGGFGDRGIEGKISAIRYARENKVPFLGICLGMQLAVVEYARNMAGLKGAHSSELDENTEYPVIDLMPEQKEISNMGGTMRLGAYPCKIQDESVYAKEAYGGAELISERHRHRYEMNNDYRDKLKNAGLTIAGTSPDGRLVEIVEVNDHPWFVGVQFHPEFKSRPNRPHPLFKQFIYNSLLCSQK